One genomic region from Haloarcula taiwanensis encodes:
- a CDS encoding glycosyl transferase translates to MTIQANQANQADKQGIAAKTADEFLVTPESEVTPVLSVVMPTLNEEQGIVECIARIKTAVSELRVPTEIIVSDSSTDATPELARERGATVVTPDEPGYGYAYRYAFGKARGEYIAMGDADTTYDFEMIPQLLDPVKNGDADICMGSRLEGEIRDGSMPPLHKYVGNPLLTRFLNTFYGAGVSDAHSGFRVFTKDALETLELETTGMEFASEMIMEAGANDLTIEEVPIIYHEREGEETLDSFSDGWRHVRFMLVNAPEYLFSYPALLLVSAGALLMSLSIAQLSISGVNFGIQTMVGGSLLAIVGYQVWTLALFSSIAANPINKPDGVLVGMVREQFQLEHGASIGILAAAVGILYLGSVFGQWLLAGETALPSATATLLASTVVVLGLQTVFGSFFMSMLADSS, encoded by the coding sequence ATGACAATACAAGCAAACCAGGCAAATCAAGCGGACAAACAGGGGATTGCAGCCAAGACTGCAGACGAGTTTCTCGTCACGCCAGAGAGTGAAGTCACGCCGGTTTTGAGCGTCGTGATGCCGACTCTCAACGAAGAGCAAGGAATCGTCGAGTGTATCGCCCGGATCAAAACAGCGGTCTCCGAGTTGCGCGTCCCGACTGAGATTATCGTCAGCGACAGTTCGACCGACGCGACACCGGAGTTAGCCCGCGAGCGAGGGGCGACAGTCGTGACCCCCGATGAACCGGGCTATGGCTATGCGTATCGCTATGCGTTCGGCAAGGCGCGGGGAGAGTACATCGCGATGGGCGATGCTGACACGACGTACGATTTCGAGATGATTCCGCAGCTTCTCGATCCCGTGAAGAACGGCGACGCGGATATCTGTATGGGGAGTCGACTTGAGGGAGAGATTCGGGACGGTTCGATGCCGCCGCTACACAAATACGTCGGCAATCCACTGTTGACACGATTCCTGAACACGTTTTACGGGGCCGGTGTAAGCGACGCCCACAGCGGGTTCCGCGTGTTCACCAAGGACGCGCTCGAAACGCTAGAGCTAGAGACGACCGGCATGGAGTTCGCCAGCGAGATGATTATGGAAGCCGGCGCGAACGACCTCACCATCGAGGAGGTCCCGATTATCTACCACGAGCGTGAAGGCGAGGAAACGCTCGACAGTTTCAGTGACGGCTGGCGACACGTCCGTTTCATGCTCGTGAACGCGCCTGAGTACCTGTTCTCGTATCCGGCCCTGCTGCTCGTCTCTGCCGGGGCACTGTTGATGTCACTGTCAATCGCCCAGCTGTCGATCAGTGGCGTCAACTTCGGGATACAGACGATGGTGGGCGGGTCGCTGCTGGCAATCGTCGGGTATCAGGTCTGGACGCTCGCACTGTTCAGCTCCATTGCCGCGAACCCGATAAACAAACCCGATGGTGTACTCGTCGGGATGGTACGGGAGCAGTTCCAGTTGGAACACGGCGCGTCCATCGGCATTCTCGCGGCTGCAGTCGGGATTCTGTACCTCGGGAGCGTGTTCGGACAGTGGCTGCTCGCCGGCGAGACGGCGTTGCCGTCAGCCACAGCGACCCTGCTGGCCTCGACAGTCGTAGTACTCGGACTACAGACCGTGTTCGGGTCGTTCTTCATGAGTATGCTCGCAGACAGCAGCTAA
- a CDS encoding magnesium chelatase, protein MTDPSVLYDRLKEETDTVLIGNEQILRHITVAMLTRGHVLLEGVPGVAKTTIATLVANATDLQHSRVQMTPDLLPADITGTTVYHQRNGEFELQKGPVFTNLVIADEINRAPPKTQSALLEAMQEGQVSIEGSTLELPTPFTVVATMNPLEMEGTFKLPEAQRDRFQMKLVTEIPDSDEERAILDRFDANPTLDADSISQVISRDELLDARAVVPETHIEDSIKEYILALVGATRDHRNVVHGASPRATLALQNTAKAVACLNGRKYVIPDDVKEMALPVLRHRLIMSSDAELSQISAETVIEEILQSITPPGSDTDHSAGVETAVGDGGTKREFE, encoded by the coding sequence ATGACTGATCCGTCGGTACTGTACGACCGTCTCAAAGAGGAGACGGACACAGTTCTTATCGGTAACGAGCAGATTCTTCGTCATATTACTGTCGCAATGCTCACACGCGGTCACGTGCTTCTGGAGGGGGTCCCCGGCGTCGCGAAAACCACGATTGCCACGCTCGTCGCCAACGCGACTGACCTCCAGCACTCCCGGGTCCAGATGACGCCTGACCTGCTCCCGGCGGATATCACTGGCACGACGGTGTATCACCAGCGAAACGGGGAGTTCGAACTGCAGAAAGGGCCGGTGTTTACCAATCTGGTCATCGCTGACGAGATCAACCGCGCTCCGCCGAAAACACAGAGCGCACTCCTCGAAGCAATGCAGGAGGGGCAGGTCTCTATCGAAGGGTCGACGCTCGAACTCCCGACGCCGTTTACCGTCGTTGCGACGATGAACCCGCTTGAGATGGAGGGGACGTTCAAACTCCCGGAGGCACAGCGCGACCGATTCCAGATGAAACTCGTCACCGAGATTCCCGATTCCGATGAGGAGCGTGCAATACTGGATCGGTTCGACGCGAACCCGACGCTCGATGCGGACTCTATCTCACAGGTCATCTCCCGGGACGAGCTTCTGGACGCTCGGGCAGTAGTTCCTGAGACACACATCGAAGACAGCATCAAGGAGTACATTCTCGCGCTCGTCGGCGCGACCCGGGACCACCGAAACGTCGTTCACGGGGCCTCACCGCGGGCGACACTCGCACTGCAGAATACAGCCAAAGCGGTTGCTTGTCTGAACGGCCGAAAATATGTCATTCCGGACGACGTGAAAGAGATGGCGCTCCCGGTGTTGCGTCATCGTCTCATTATGAGCAGTGACGCCGAGCTAAGCCAGATCAGTGCCGAAACAGTTATCGAAGAGATCCTTCAGTCGATCACGCCGCCCGGGTCCGACACCGATCACAGTGCAGGCGTCGAAACGGCAGTTGGTGACGGCGGAACGAAACGCGAGTTCGAATAG